A single genomic interval of Aythya fuligula isolate bAytFul2 chromosome 28, bAytFul2.pri, whole genome shotgun sequence harbors:
- the POGZ gene encoding pogo transposable element with ZNF domain isoform X5 has protein sequence MVTQPVLRPVQIMQNANHVTNSPVTSQPIFITTQGFPVRNVRPVQNTMNQVGIVLNVQQGQTVRPITLVPAPGTQFVKPTVGVPQVFSQMAQVRPGTTMPVRPTTNTFTTVIPATLTIRSTVPQSQAQQQSKSTPSTSTTPTSTQPTTLGQLTVQQPGQSSQATNPKLVSIASFVTVKRPGVTGENSNEVAKLVNTLNTIPSLGQSPGPLVVSNSSPVHGSQRSSVSESSSSSSSLKVSSSPIPTFDLQDGGRKVCPRCDAQFRVTEALRGHMCYCCPEMVEFLKKRKSLDSEPNIQSAKPPSPEKTTAVASPPSSTPIPALSPPAKAPEPSENIVDSSQSKLIMLVDDFYYGRDGGKVSQLLNFPKVPTSFRCPHCTKRLKNNIRFMNHMKHHVELDQQNGEVDVHTICQHCYRQFSTPFQLQCHLENVHSPYESTTKCKICEWAFESEPMFLQHMKDTHKPGEMPYVCQVCQYRSSLYSEVDSHFRMIHEDTRHLLCPYCLKVFKNGNAFQQHFMRHQKKSVYHCNKCRLQFLFAKDKIEHKLQHHKTFRKPKQLEGLKPGTKVTIRASRGQPRTVPISSNDMSQGTGQDTTQLSSSTDPQPIFLYPPVQRNVQKRAVKKMSVLGRQTCLECSFEIPDFPNHFPTYVHCSQCRYSTCCSRAYANHMINNHVPRKSPKYLALFKNYTACGVKLSCSSCLFVTSEGDAMAKHLVFNPSHEFSNIIFRGPSWISHSRHVQPQDKSMKNTCSAYSPSKAATVKTKSMLPAKDDLEPELAPAAYNRPLVCQEEECLNIDAQEDEQPTKEPEPASKKEQLSVKKLRVVLFALCCNTEQAAEHFRNPQRRIKRWLRRFQAFQEENLASLSEGKYLSLEAEEKLAEWVLTQREQQLPVNEETLFQKATKIGRSLEGGFKISYEWAVRFMLRHHLSTHTRRAVAHPLPKDVEDNASCFIEFVQRQIHTQDLPLSMIAAIDEISLFLDVEVLSSDDRKENALQTVGTGDPWCDVVLTILADGSVLPTLVFYRGHVQQPANVPESIMLEAKENGYSDDEVMELWATRVWQKHTECQNSKGMLVLDCHRTHLSEEVLSLLSASSTLPAVVPAGCSSKIQPLDVCIKRTVKNFLHKKWKEQAKEMADSTCDSDILLQLVLCWLAEVLEVISDSPELVQQSFLVASVLPGPDGTANSPTRNADMQEELIASLEEQLKLNGEQQQQAATEVQDRTQAEESADPEILHQLFEGESETESFYGFEDADLDLMEI, from the exons ATGGTAACCCAGCCAGTATTGCGACCTGTACAGATCATGCAGAATGCCAATCACGTCACGAATTCTCCAGTGACCAGCCAGCCGATCTTCATAACGACCCAG GGTTTTCCTGTGAGGAATGTGCGGCCTGTGCAAAACACAATGAATCAAGTTGGAATTGTCCTGAATGTACAGCAAGGTCAAACAGTTAGACCCATCACCCTAGTCCCAG cCCCAGGTACCCAGTTTGTTAAACCAACAGTTGGCGTTCCTCAGGTGTTCTCTCAAATGGCCCAGGTGAGACCAGGTACAACCATGCCGGTCCGACCCACCACCAACACTTTCACTACGGTCATTCCGGCCACGCTTACCATCAGGAGCACAGTGCCACAGTCCCAGGCACAACAGCAAAGTAAGTCCACTCCCAGCACCTCCACAACTCCTACTTCAACGCAGCCAACAACACTGGGACAGTTAACtgtgcagcagccagggcagtcCAGTCAAGCTACTAACCCCAAATTAG TGAGTATTGCAAGTTTTGTGACTGTAAAGAGACCCGGAGTGACTGGCGAGAATAGCAACGAGGTTGCGAAGCTCGTGAATACTCTGAACACCATTCCTTCCTTAGGCCAGAGCCCTGGCCCCCTTGTGGTGTCCAACAGCAGCCCTGTGCATGGTTCCCAGAGATCTAGTGTTTCAGAGTCCTCGTCGTCATCGTCATCGTTAAAAG TCAGTTCATCTCCTATTCCCACATTTGATTTGCAAGATGGTGGCAGGAAGGTCTGCCCAAGATGCGATGCTCAGTTTCGAGTCACTGAAGCTTTAAGAGGACATATGTGT tacTGCTGCCCTGAAATGGTTGAATTcctcaagaaaagaaaatctctaGATTCTGAACCAAACATTCAATCTGCAAAGCCTCCATCTCCAGAAAAAACTACAGCTGTTGCTTCACCGCCCTCTTCCACTCCTATCCCTGCGCTGTCCCCACCTGCTAAAGCTCCAGAGCCAAGTGAAAACATAGTTGACTCATCCCAAAGTAAGCTTATTATGTTAGTAGATGATTTCTACTATGGCAGAGATGGTGGCAAAGTGAGTCAGCTACTGAACTTCCCCAAGGTTCCAACTTCCTTCAGGTGTCCACACTGCACCAAGAGGCTAAAGAACAACATAAG ATTTATGAATCACATGAAGCACCATGTTGAACTGGATCAGCAAAATGGAGAGGTGGATGTCCACACCATCTGTCAGCACTGTTACAGGCAGTTCTCCACTCCGTTTCAGCTGCAGTGTCACTTAGAGAATGTTCACAGTCCCTATGAGTCAACAA caaAATGTAAGATTTGTGAATGGGCATTTGAGAGTGAACCAATGTTCCTACAGCACATGAAGGACACTCACAAGCCTGGGGAGATGCCCTATGTTTGTCAG GTCTGCCAGTATCGTTCATCTCTCTATTCTGAAGTGGATAGCCACTTCCGAATGATCCATGAAGACACGCGGCACCTGCTCTGTCCTTACTGTCTTAAAGTCTTTAAGAATGGCAATGCTTTCCAACAGCATTTCATGAGGCATCAG AAGAAGAGTGTTTATCATTGCAACAAGTGTAGACTCCAATTCCTGTTTGCCAAGGATAAAATTGAACACAAGCTGCAGCATCACAAAACTTTCCGAAAGCCCAAACAATTAGAAGGATTGAAACCTGGAACCAAG GTTACAATCAGGGCATCCAGAGGACAGCCACGGACAGTGCCGATATCTTCAAATGACATGTCACAGGGCACTGGACAGGACACCACTCAGCTGTCATCGTCTACAGATCCCCAGCCCATCTTCCTGTACCCACCTGTCCAGAGGAACGTCCAGAAGAGAGCAGTCAAAAAAAT GAGCGTCCTGGGGAGGCAGACTTGCCTGGAGTGCAGCTTCGAAATCCCTGACTTCCCAAACCACTTTCCTACCTACGTTCACTGTTCGCAGTGCCGTTACAGCACTTGCTGCTCCCGAGCTTATGCCAACCACATGATCAA CAACCACGTTCCCCGGAAGAGTCCAAAATACTtggctttgtttaaaaactatACTGCCTG tgGTGTAAAGCTGTCCTGTTCCTCCTGTCTCTTTGTAACATCTGAGGGTGATGCAATGGCCAAACATCTGGTCTTCAATCCATCACATGAGTTTAGTAATATTATTTTCCGAG GGCCTTCTTGGATATCACATTCCAG GCACGTTCAGCCCCAGGACAAAAGCATGAAGAATACATGCTCTGCCTATTCCCCAAGTAAAGCTGCTACTGTGAAAACGAAGTCTATGTTACCTGCGAAAGATGACCTGGAGCCTGAGCTGGCACCAGCAGCCTACAACAGGCCTCTGGTCTGCCAGGAAGAAGAGTGCTTAAATATTGATGCTCAAGAAGATGAGCAGCCAACAAAGGAGCCTGAACCTGCAAGCAAAAAGGAGCAGCTGTCAGTAAAGAAGCTGCGAGTCGTactgtttgctttgtgctgcaaCACTGAACAGGCAGCAGAGCACTTCCGAAATCCTCAGAGGCGGATCAAGCGCTGGCTACGGAGGTTTCAAGCTTTCCAAGAAGAGAACTTGGCATCCCTGTCAGAGGGCAAGTACCTCAGCTTGGAGGCTGAGGAGAAGCTTGCGGAATGGGTCCTCACgcagagagagcagcagctgcctgtaaACGAGGAGACTCTCTTCCAGAAAGCCACCAAGATTGGCCGATCCCTCGAAGGTGGCTTCAAGATCTCGTACGAGTGGGCCGTGAGGTTCATGCTGCGGCACCACCTCAGCACGCACACTCGGAGGGCGGTGGCTCACCCGCTCCCCAAAGACGTGGAGGACAACGCCAGCTGCTTCATCGAGTTCGTGCAGCGGCAAATCCACACTCAAGACCTGCCTCTCTCCATGATTGCGGCCATCGATGAAATCTCGCTCTTCCTCGAcgtggaggtgctgagcagcgACGACAGGAAGGAGAATGCTCTGCAGACGGTGGGAACGGGGGACCCCTGGTGCGACGTTGTTCTCACGATCCTCGCCGATGGAAGCGTTCTCCCAACGCTGGTCTTCTACAGGGGCCACGTCCAGCAGCCTGCCAACGTGCCAGAATCGATCATGTTGGAAGCAAAGGAGAACGGATACAGTGACGACGAAGTCATGGAGTTGTGGGCGACCAGAGTGTGGCAGAAGCACACGGAGTGTCAGAACAGCAAGGGCATGCTTGTGCTGGATTGTCACCGAACGCACCTATCAGAAGAAGTACTTTCCTTGCTGAGTGCCTCCAGCACTCTGCCGGCTGttgtccctgctggctgcagctccaaaATCCAACCTCTAGATGTTTGTATAAAAAGGACTGTGAAAAATTTCTTGCATAAAAAGTGGAAAGAGCAAGCCAAGGAGATGGCGGACTCCACGTGCGATTCGGACATTCTTCTCCAGCTGGTTTTATGCTGGCTGGCAGAGGTCCTGGAAGTCATTAGTGACTCTCCTGAACTTGTGCAGCAGTCCTTCCTGGTGGCCAGCGTGCTGCCAGGTCCGGACGGCACGGCCAACTCACCCACACGCAATGCCGACATGCAGGAGGAGCTGATCGCCTctctggaggagcagctgaagctgaacggtgagcagcagcagcaggcagcgaCCGAGGTCCAGGATCGGACCCAGGCCGAGGAATCTGCCGACCCAGAAATCCTCCATCAGCTCTTCGAAGGGGAAAGTGAGACTGAATCGTTTTATGGCTTTGAAGATGCTGATTTGGATCTGATGGAAATCTGA
- the POGZ gene encoding pogo transposable element with ZNF domain isoform X3: MADTDLFMECEEEELEPWQKISDVIEDSVVEDYNSVDKTATAGNPLVQQGGQPLILTQNPASGLGTMVTQPVLRPVQIMQNANHVTNSPVTSQPIFITTQGFPVRNVRPVQNTMNQVGIVLNVQQGQTVRPITLVPAPGTQFVKPTVGVPQVFSQMAQVRPGTTMPVRPTTNTFTTVIPATLTIRSTVPQSQAQQQSKSTPSTSTTPTSTQPTTLGQLTVQQPGQSSQATNPKLVSIASFVTVKRPGVTGENSNEVAKLVNTLNTIPSLGQSPGPLVVSNSSPVHGSQRSSVSESSSSSSSLKVSSSPIPTFDLQDGGRKVCPRCDAQFRVTEALRGHMCYCCPEMVEFLKKRKSLDSEPNIQSAKPPSPEKTTAVASPPSSTPIPALSPPAKAPEPSENIVDSSQSKLIMLVDDFYYGRDGGKVSQLLNFPKVPTSFRCPHCTKRLKNNIRFMNHMKHHVELDQQNGEVDVHTICQHCYRQFSTPFQLQCHLENVHSPYESTTKCKICEWAFESEPMFLQHMKDTHKPGEMPYVCQVCQYRSSLYSEVDSHFRMIHEDTRHLLCPYCLKVFKNGNAFQQHFMRHQKKSVYHCNKCRLQFLFAKDKIEHKLQHHKTFRKPKQLEGLKPGTKVTIRASRGQPRTVPISSNDMSQGTGQDTTQLSSSTDPQPIFLYPPVQRNVQKRAVKKMSVLGRQTCLECSFEIPDFPNHFPTYVHCSQCRYSTCCSRAYANHMINNHVPRKSPKYLALFKNYTACGVKLSCSSCLFVTSEGDAMAKHLVFNPSHEFSNIIFRGPSWISHSRHVQPQDKSMKNTCSAYSPSKAATVKTKSMLPAKDDLEPELAPAAYNRPLVCQEEECLNIDAQEDEQPTKEPEPASKKEQLSVKKLRVVLFALCCNTEQAAEHFRNPQRRIKRWLRRFQAFQEENLASLSEGKYLSLEAEEKLAEWVLTQREQQLPVNEETLFQKATKIGRSLEGGFKISYEWAVRFMLRHHLSTHTRRAVAHPLPKDVEDNASCFIEFVQRQIHTQDLPLSMIAAIDEISLFLDVEVLSSDDRKENALQTVGTGDPWCDVVLTILADGSVLPTLVFYRGHVQQPANVPESIMLEAKENGYSDDEVMELWATRVWQKHTECQNSKGMLVLDCHRTHLSEEVLSLLSASSTLPAVVPAGCSSKIQPLDVCIKRTVKNFLHKKWKEQAKEMADSTCDSDILLQLVLCWLAEVLEVISDSPELVQQSFLVASVLPGPDGTANSPTRNADMQEELIASLEEQLKLNGEQQQQAATEVQDRTQAEESADPEILHQLFEGESETESFYGFEDADLDLMEI; encoded by the exons ATGGCGGACACAGACCTTTTTATGGAatgtgaggaggaggagctggagccaTGGCAGAAAATCAGTGATGTGATTGAAGATTCTGTTGTTGAGGATTATAACTCGGTTGATAAAACTGCTACGG ctgGCAATCCTCTTGTTCAGCAAGGTGGACAGCCGCTGATCCTTACCCAGAACCCAGCCTCAGGTCTGGGCACAATGGTAACCCAGCCAGTATTGCGACCTGTACAGATCATGCAGAATGCCAATCACGTCACGAATTCTCCAGTGACCAGCCAGCCGATCTTCATAACGACCCAG GGTTTTCCTGTGAGGAATGTGCGGCCTGTGCAAAACACAATGAATCAAGTTGGAATTGTCCTGAATGTACAGCAAGGTCAAACAGTTAGACCCATCACCCTAGTCCCAG cCCCAGGTACCCAGTTTGTTAAACCAACAGTTGGCGTTCCTCAGGTGTTCTCTCAAATGGCCCAGGTGAGACCAGGTACAACCATGCCGGTCCGACCCACCACCAACACTTTCACTACGGTCATTCCGGCCACGCTTACCATCAGGAGCACAGTGCCACAGTCCCAGGCACAACAGCAAAGTAAGTCCACTCCCAGCACCTCCACAACTCCTACTTCAACGCAGCCAACAACACTGGGACAGTTAACtgtgcagcagccagggcagtcCAGTCAAGCTACTAACCCCAAATTAG TGAGTATTGCAAGTTTTGTGACTGTAAAGAGACCCGGAGTGACTGGCGAGAATAGCAACGAGGTTGCGAAGCTCGTGAATACTCTGAACACCATTCCTTCCTTAGGCCAGAGCCCTGGCCCCCTTGTGGTGTCCAACAGCAGCCCTGTGCATGGTTCCCAGAGATCTAGTGTTTCAGAGTCCTCGTCGTCATCGTCATCGTTAAAAG TCAGTTCATCTCCTATTCCCACATTTGATTTGCAAGATGGTGGCAGGAAGGTCTGCCCAAGATGCGATGCTCAGTTTCGAGTCACTGAAGCTTTAAGAGGACATATGTGT tacTGCTGCCCTGAAATGGTTGAATTcctcaagaaaagaaaatctctaGATTCTGAACCAAACATTCAATCTGCAAAGCCTCCATCTCCAGAAAAAACTACAGCTGTTGCTTCACCGCCCTCTTCCACTCCTATCCCTGCGCTGTCCCCACCTGCTAAAGCTCCAGAGCCAAGTGAAAACATAGTTGACTCATCCCAAAGTAAGCTTATTATGTTAGTAGATGATTTCTACTATGGCAGAGATGGTGGCAAAGTGAGTCAGCTACTGAACTTCCCCAAGGTTCCAACTTCCTTCAGGTGTCCACACTGCACCAAGAGGCTAAAGAACAACATAAG ATTTATGAATCACATGAAGCACCATGTTGAACTGGATCAGCAAAATGGAGAGGTGGATGTCCACACCATCTGTCAGCACTGTTACAGGCAGTTCTCCACTCCGTTTCAGCTGCAGTGTCACTTAGAGAATGTTCACAGTCCCTATGAGTCAACAA caaAATGTAAGATTTGTGAATGGGCATTTGAGAGTGAACCAATGTTCCTACAGCACATGAAGGACACTCACAAGCCTGGGGAGATGCCCTATGTTTGTCAG GTCTGCCAGTATCGTTCATCTCTCTATTCTGAAGTGGATAGCCACTTCCGAATGATCCATGAAGACACGCGGCACCTGCTCTGTCCTTACTGTCTTAAAGTCTTTAAGAATGGCAATGCTTTCCAACAGCATTTCATGAGGCATCAG AAGAAGAGTGTTTATCATTGCAACAAGTGTAGACTCCAATTCCTGTTTGCCAAGGATAAAATTGAACACAAGCTGCAGCATCACAAAACTTTCCGAAAGCCCAAACAATTAGAAGGATTGAAACCTGGAACCAAG GTTACAATCAGGGCATCCAGAGGACAGCCACGGACAGTGCCGATATCTTCAAATGACATGTCACAGGGCACTGGACAGGACACCACTCAGCTGTCATCGTCTACAGATCCCCAGCCCATCTTCCTGTACCCACCTGTCCAGAGGAACGTCCAGAAGAGAGCAGTCAAAAAAAT GAGCGTCCTGGGGAGGCAGACTTGCCTGGAGTGCAGCTTCGAAATCCCTGACTTCCCAAACCACTTTCCTACCTACGTTCACTGTTCGCAGTGCCGTTACAGCACTTGCTGCTCCCGAGCTTATGCCAACCACATGATCAA CAACCACGTTCCCCGGAAGAGTCCAAAATACTtggctttgtttaaaaactatACTGCCTG tgGTGTAAAGCTGTCCTGTTCCTCCTGTCTCTTTGTAACATCTGAGGGTGATGCAATGGCCAAACATCTGGTCTTCAATCCATCACATGAGTTTAGTAATATTATTTTCCGAG GGCCTTCTTGGATATCACATTCCAG GCACGTTCAGCCCCAGGACAAAAGCATGAAGAATACATGCTCTGCCTATTCCCCAAGTAAAGCTGCTACTGTGAAAACGAAGTCTATGTTACCTGCGAAAGATGACCTGGAGCCTGAGCTGGCACCAGCAGCCTACAACAGGCCTCTGGTCTGCCAGGAAGAAGAGTGCTTAAATATTGATGCTCAAGAAGATGAGCAGCCAACAAAGGAGCCTGAACCTGCAAGCAAAAAGGAGCAGCTGTCAGTAAAGAAGCTGCGAGTCGTactgtttgctttgtgctgcaaCACTGAACAGGCAGCAGAGCACTTCCGAAATCCTCAGAGGCGGATCAAGCGCTGGCTACGGAGGTTTCAAGCTTTCCAAGAAGAGAACTTGGCATCCCTGTCAGAGGGCAAGTACCTCAGCTTGGAGGCTGAGGAGAAGCTTGCGGAATGGGTCCTCACgcagagagagcagcagctgcctgtaaACGAGGAGACTCTCTTCCAGAAAGCCACCAAGATTGGCCGATCCCTCGAAGGTGGCTTCAAGATCTCGTACGAGTGGGCCGTGAGGTTCATGCTGCGGCACCACCTCAGCACGCACACTCGGAGGGCGGTGGCTCACCCGCTCCCCAAAGACGTGGAGGACAACGCCAGCTGCTTCATCGAGTTCGTGCAGCGGCAAATCCACACTCAAGACCTGCCTCTCTCCATGATTGCGGCCATCGATGAAATCTCGCTCTTCCTCGAcgtggaggtgctgagcagcgACGACAGGAAGGAGAATGCTCTGCAGACGGTGGGAACGGGGGACCCCTGGTGCGACGTTGTTCTCACGATCCTCGCCGATGGAAGCGTTCTCCCAACGCTGGTCTTCTACAGGGGCCACGTCCAGCAGCCTGCCAACGTGCCAGAATCGATCATGTTGGAAGCAAAGGAGAACGGATACAGTGACGACGAAGTCATGGAGTTGTGGGCGACCAGAGTGTGGCAGAAGCACACGGAGTGTCAGAACAGCAAGGGCATGCTTGTGCTGGATTGTCACCGAACGCACCTATCAGAAGAAGTACTTTCCTTGCTGAGTGCCTCCAGCACTCTGCCGGCTGttgtccctgctggctgcagctccaaaATCCAACCTCTAGATGTTTGTATAAAAAGGACTGTGAAAAATTTCTTGCATAAAAAGTGGAAAGAGCAAGCCAAGGAGATGGCGGACTCCACGTGCGATTCGGACATTCTTCTCCAGCTGGTTTTATGCTGGCTGGCAGAGGTCCTGGAAGTCATTAGTGACTCTCCTGAACTTGTGCAGCAGTCCTTCCTGGTGGCCAGCGTGCTGCCAGGTCCGGACGGCACGGCCAACTCACCCACACGCAATGCCGACATGCAGGAGGAGCTGATCGCCTctctggaggagcagctgaagctgaacggtgagcagcagcagcaggcagcgaCCGAGGTCCAGGATCGGACCCAGGCCGAGGAATCTGCCGACCCAGAAATCCTCCATCAGCTCTTCGAAGGGGAAAGTGAGACTGAATCGTTTTATGGCTTTGAAGATGCTGATTTGGATCTGATGGAAATCTGA